The following are encoded together in the Gouania willdenowi unplaced genomic scaffold, fGouWil2.1 scaffold_166_arrow_ctg1, whole genome shotgun sequence genome:
- the LOC114458714 gene encoding protein NLRC3-like — MKQEELAERLQSRTKAPQYKRELKSKLKKKFQYVSEGVAKAGSPTLLKEIYTELYITEGGGGEVNQEHEVIQIETASRRSDTAERAITLEELFKAPPGRPRPIRTVMTKGVAGIGKTLLTHKFTVDWAEDKAQQEVHYTFPLTFRELNMLRGRSFSLVGLVDHFFSGSKEAGICSFQDFLVLFILDGLDECRLPLDFLSTQTLTDVSESTSVEVLLINLIRGELLPSARLWITTRPAAANQIPPECVDMVTEVRGFTDPQKEEYFRRKSTDEEQVSRIMSHIRTCRSLHIMCHIPLFCWITATVLEDMLKSREEGELPRTLTQIYSHYVVLQNKVKMVKFDGGAATDQHWSPQSREMMESLGKLAFEQLQKGKLIFYESDLTECGMDLRAASVCSGVFTQDFIEESSLYQDKVFTFIHLSLQEFLAALHVHQTFISSKVNLLEHKSLNLPHSGGQPDFNLLHQSAVNEALRSPNGHLDLFLRFLLGLSLPTNQRLLQGLLTQTGSDSENNQKTVKYIKKKLSEGFSTERSINLFHCLNEMNDHSLLEEIQQYMKSGRLSTEKLSPAQLSALVFILLSSQEHLDVFDLKRFSPSEEAFLKLLPVIKASKKVKLSSCGLSERSCAALSSVLSSQSSSVKHLDLSNNDLQDSGVKLLCEGLRIKAGVRKYFCHIHLDANSINRNLRLSDNNRMVTRVKEEELYPDHQDRFYVCQVLCSTGLTGRCYWEVERNGDVYIAVSYRGIRRKGYTDDCVFGLNNQSWRLECYSGFYYFRHNNILTQTSCPCGSSGRVGVYVDCPDGRLSFYKVSSDSMTLIHTVCTSFTDTLYPGFGFWSIGSSVSLSPL, encoded by the exons atgaagcaggaggagttggctgagcgtctgcagagca gaacaaaggCTCCTCAATACAAACGTGAGCTGAAGTCCAAGCTGAAGAAAAAGTTCCAGTATGTGTCTGAGGGCGTGGCTAAAGCAGGAAGTCCAACCCTCCTGAAGGAGATCTACACAGAGCTCTACATCACAGAAGGAGGGGGTGGAGAGGTCAACCAGGAACATGAGGTCATACAGATAGAAACAGCATCCAGGAGAtcagacacagcagaaagagccatcacactagaagagctctttaaagcccctcctggaagacctcgaccaatcaggacagtgatgacaaagggcgtggctggcattgggaagacactcttaacacacaagttcactgtagactgggctgaagacaaagcccagcaggaggtccactacacattcccactgaccttcagagagctgaacatgctgagggggaggagcttcagcttggtgggacttgttgatcactttttctctggaagcaaagaagcaggaatctgcagcttccaggactttctggttttgttcatcttggatggtctggatgagtgtcggctccctctggacttcctcagcactcagaccctgactgatgtttcagagtccacctcagtggaggttctgctgataaacctcatcagaggagaactgcttccatcagctcgcctctggataaccacacggcctgcagcagccaatcagatccctcctgagtgtgtggacatggtgacagaggtcagagggttTACGGACCCTCAGAAGGAAGAGTACTTCAGGAGGAAGtccacagatgaggagcaggtcAGTAGGATcatgtcccacatcaggacgtgtcgcagcctccacatcatgtgccacatcccgctcttctgctggatcactgctacagttctggaggacatgttgaagagcagagaggagggagagctgcccaggactctgactcagatctacagccactatgtggtccttcagaacaaagtcaagatggtgaagtttgatggaggagctgccacagatcaacactggagtccacagagcagggagatgatggagtctctgggaaaactggcttttgagcagctgcagaaaggaaagctgatcttctatgagagtgacctgacagagtgtggcatggacctcagagcagcctcagtgtgctcaggAGTGTTCACACAGGACTTCATAGAGGAAAGCAGCCTGTACCAGGACAAGGTGTTCACCTTCATCCACCTGAGCCTTCAGGAGTTTCTGGCTGCTCTTCATGTCCATCAGACCTTCATCAGCTCTAAAGTCAACCTGCTGGAACATAAATCACTGAACCTTCCCCATAGTGGAGGTCAGCCTGACTTTAACCTTCTCCATCAGAGTGCTGTGAACGAGGCCTTACGGAGTCCAAATGGACACTTGGACTTGTTCCTCCGCTTCCtgctgggtctttcactgccgaccaatcagaggctcctacaaggcctgctgacacagacaggaagtgactcaGAGAACAATCAGAAAACAGTTAAATACATCAAGAAGAAGCTGAGTGAGGGTTTTtccacagagagaagcatcaacctgttccactgtctgaatgaaatgaatgatcACTCTCTGCTGGAGGAGATCCAACAGTACATGAAATCAGGACGTCTCTCCACAGAGAAACTGTCTCCTGCTCAGTTGTCAGCTCTGGTCTTCATATTACTGTCATCACAAGAACATCTGGATGTCTTTGACCTAAAAAGAttctctccttcagaggaagcttttctgaagctgctcccagtgatcaaagcctccaagaaagttaa gttgagttcctgtggtctctcagagagaagctgtgcagctctgtcctcagtcctcagctctcagtcctccagtgtgaaacatctggacctgagtaacaatgatctgcaggattcaggagtgaagctgctgtgtgaaggactg aggatcaaagctggtgtgaggaagt atttctgtcacattcacctcgacgcaaactccatcaacagaaacctcagactgtctgacaacaacaggatggtgacacgtgtgaaggaggaggagctttatcCTGATCATCAGGACAGATTTTATGTCTGTCAGGTTCTGTGTagtactggtctgactggtcgctgttactgggaggtggagaggaATGGAGATGTTTATAtagcagtgagttacagaggaatCAGAAGAAAAGGATACACTGatgattgtgtgtttggatTAAATAATCAGTCCTGGAGACTGGAATGTTACAGTGGTTTTTACTACTTCAGACACAATAACATACTCACACAAACCTCCTGTCCCTGTGGTTCCTCTGGTAGAGTAGGAGTGTATGTTGACTGTCCTGATGGACGTCTGTCCTTCTATaaagtctcctctgactctatgacactcatccacaccgtctgtacctccttcactgacactctgtatCCTGGGTTTGGGTTTTGGTCCATTGGTTCctcagtgtctctgagtcctctgtga